A stretch of Arachis hypogaea cultivar Tifrunner chromosome 15, arahy.Tifrunner.gnm2.J5K5, whole genome shotgun sequence DNA encodes these proteins:
- the LOC112749989 gene encoding cation/H(+) antiporter 18, giving the protein MVINATSASACPPPMKPTSNGVFQGDNPLDFALPMAILQICLVFVVTRGLAYIIRPLRQPRVIAEIVGGILLGPSALGRNKSYLNAVFPSKSLTVLDTLANIGLLFFLFLAGLELDPRSLRQTGKQTLAIAIAGISIPFALGIGSSFVLKETIAKGVNGTAFLVFMGVALSITAFPVLARILAELKLLTTNVGRMAMSAAAVNDIAAWILLALAVALSSDSESPLVSLWVFLCGCGFVLCSIIIVPPIFKRITQRCNEGEPVDEIYICATLVVVLAAGFVTDAIGIHAMFGAFVVGVLIPKDGPFTSALVEKVEDLVSGIFLPLFFVSSGLKTNIFTIHGLQSWGILALVIFTACFGKIVGTVVVSLFCKVPLKEALALGFLMNSKGLVELIVLNIGKDRKVLNDQTFAIMVLMAVFTTFITTPLVMAVYKPARRGKIDDYKYKTIARKNTNSQLRILCCFHNARNIPSMINLIEASRGIQKSGGICVYTMHLREFSERSSTILMVHKARKNGLPFWNKGHPSDADHLIVAFEAYRQLSQVSVKPMTEISSMADMHVDICATAGGKKAAVIILPFHKHQRLDGSLETTRSDFKYVNRRVLENAPCSVGILVDRGLGGTSHISASNVSYSITVLFFGGSDDREALAYGARMAEHPGIRLVVLGFVVEPSTTGDIVRVDVGESSSSAKLVSEDEEFLNEFKAKVANDDSVTCEEKVVKDAAETVAVICEFTHCNLVLVGRRPQGELAYALKRNEYPELGPIGSLLVSQDCPTIASVLVMQQYQHQ; this is encoded by the exons ATGGTTATCAATGCTACTTCTGCAAGTGCTTGCCCCCCACCCATGAAACCAACATCAAATGGTGTGTTTCAAGGAGATAACCCTCTTGATTTTGCACTCCCGATGGCTATTTTACAGATATGCCTAGTATTTGTAGTCACAAGAGGATTGGCATATATTATAAGGCCTTTGAGGCAGCCAAGAGTCATTGCAGAGATTGTG GGAGGAATATTACTTGGGCCATCAGCATTAGGACGAAATAAAAGCTATTTGAATGCTGTTTTCCCCTCCAAGAGTCTTACAGTACTGGATACTCTGGCAAATATTGGCCTTTTGTTCTTTCTATTCCTTGCAGGCCTAGAGTTAGATCCTAGATCTTTGCGTCAAACAGGAAAACAGACCCTTGCCATTGCTATTGCTGGAATAAGTATACCTTTTGCCTTGGGAATTGGTTCATCATTTGTTCTTAAAGAAACAATTGCCAAAGGTGTAAATGGTACTGCATTTCTTGTGTTTATGGGTGTTGCTCTATCCATAACTGCTTTCCCTGTGTTGGCTCGTATTTTGGCCGAGTTGAAACTTCTAACCACCAATGTTGGTAGAATGGCTATGTCGGCCGCAGCAGTAAATGATATTGCTGCTTGGATTCTGCTTGCACTTGCTGTTGCCTTGTCGAGCGATAGCGAGTCTCCACTAGTGTCATTGTGGGTCTTCTTATGTGGATGTGGTTTTGTTCTTTGTTCAATCATCATTGTCCCTCCGATTTTCAAAAGGATTACACAACGATGTAATGAAGGCGAGCCGGTGGATGAGATATATATATGTGCTACATTAGTTGTTGTTTTGGCCGCGGGTTTTGTTACAGATGCTATTGGAATCCATGCCATGTTTGGTGCATTTGTTGTTGGTGTGTTGATTCCAAAAGATGGACCATTTACCAGTGCTCTTGTGGAGAAAGTAGAGGATCTTGTTTCGGGCATTTTCCTCCCACTCTTTTTTGTGTCAAGTGGATTGAAGACCAACATATTCACCATTCACGGCCTGCAGTCATGGGGTATTCTGGCCTTAGTTATTTTCACTGCTTGTTTTGGGAAGATTGTTGGAACCGTTGTTGTATCACTCTTCTGTAAAGTACCCTTGAAGGAGGCTTTAGCTCTGGGATTCCTAATGAACAGTAAGGGCTTGGTTGAATTGATTGTTCTCAACATTGGCAAAGATAGGAAG GTTTTAAATGATCAAACCTTTGCCATTATGGTTCTTATGGCAGTATTTACCACATTCATTACCACTCCTCTTGTCATGGCTGTGTATAAACCTGCAAGAAGGGGAAAAATAGATGATTACAAATACAAAACAATTGCAAGGAAGAACACAAACAGCCAATTGAGGATTCTTTGCTGTTTCCATAATGCAAGAAATATTCCATCAATGATAAACTTGATTGAAGCCTCAAGAGGAATCCAGAAGTCCGGTGGAATTTGTGTGTATACAATGCACCTCAGAGAATTTTCTGAGAGGTCATCAACAATCTTAATGGTACATAAGGCAAGGAAAAATGGGTTGCCATTCTGGAATAAGGGTCATCCCTCTGATGCTGATCATTTAATTGTGGCATTTGAGGCTTACCGTCAACTGAGTCAAGTGTCTGTCAAACCAATGACCGAAATCTCATCTATGGCAGACATGCACGTAGACATTTGTGCAACTGCTGGGGGAAAGAAAGCTGCAGTAATCATTCTTCCGTTTCATAAGCACCAAAGATTGGATGGCTCATTAGAGACAACAAGAAGTGATTTTAAATATGTTAACAGAAGGGTCCTTGAGAATGCTCCATGCTCAGTTGGAATTCTCGTTGATCGTGGCCTTGGTGGTACATCCCATATATCTGCAAGCAATGTTTCTTATTCCATTACAGTGCTTTTCTTTGGTGGAAGTGATGATCGCGAGGCCCTCGCTTATGGTGCTCGAATGGCCGAGCACCCTGGCATAAGATTGGTGGTTCTTGGCTTTGTCGTGGAACCAAGTACCACAGGAGATATCGTTAGAGTGGATGTGGGAGAATCCTCTTCCAGCGCCAAATTAGTCTCAGAGGACGAGGAGTTCCTTAATGAATTCAAGGCAAAAGTAGCTAACGATGATTCTGTGACATGTGAAGAGAAAGTAGTAAAGGATGCAGCAGAAACAGTTGCTGTGATCTGCGAGTTCACTCATTGCAATCTGGTTCTTGTGGGTCGAAGGCCACAAGGTGAATTGGCATATGCTCTCAAGAGAAATGAATATCCGGAACTTGGACCAATTGGTTCTTTGCTGGTATCTCAAGATTGCCCGACAATAGCATCCGTCTTGGTAATGCAGCAGTATCAGCATCAATAA
- the LOC112748124 gene encoding uncharacterized protein, with protein MEVEVVIYLNINIEIEVVEETVVKVEESQAEEDDAAISSFSMPIQLKNFLQFSSFRGHQNAHKKERTTRRNAKRASAEHSYLLFASSLWTPPTVFPSTFITAANLAYFPSRHISEGFGSNGEHEFAGDNGVFPYRLSEDIDERSFGDWQRSLGRSSSFNSVDT; from the exons atggaagtagaagtgGTGATATAccttaacatt aataTAGAGATAGAAGTAGTTGAGGAAACGGTTGTGAAAGTAGAGGAAAGCCAAGCAGAAGAAGACGATGCAGCAATATCGAGTTTTTCGATGCCTATACAGCTCAAGAACTTTCTACAGTTCTCAAGCTTTAGGGGGCACCAAAATGCTCACAAAAAAGAGAGAACAACTAGAAGAAACGCCAAGAGGGCTTCTGCTGAGCACTCGTATCTTCTATTTGCTTCTTCGCTGTGGACCCCTCCTACGGTTTTTCCTTCAACCTTCATCACTGCGGCGAATCTCGCGTATTTCCCAAGCCGCCATATTTCAGAAGGATTTGGATCAAATGGCGAACATGAATTTGCTGGAGATAATGGTGTGTTTCCTTACCGATTAAGTGAGGATATTGATGAGAGAAGTTTCGGTGATTGGCAAAGAAGCCTTGGAAGAAGCAGTAGCTTCAACAGTGTTGACACTTGA
- the LOC112749991 gene encoding uncharacterized protein, translated as MVVVIEQQETEDRNANPSNAAGNDASDGFETASDTDLGSDTGGDDVGASSHDQQLEQPQQQHQQQQPKPEHSEPEPEQSVSPSNSFSGDPLINEELEKKALVQANEAKAEGNKLFVDGKYEEALSQYELALQVAPDMPSSVEILSICHANRAVCFQKLGKYDNTVKECTKALDLNPVYIKALVRRGEAHEKLEHFEEAIADMKKILEIDPSNDQARKAIRRLEPLAAEKREMMKEEMIAKLKEMGNSVLGRFGMSVDNFKTVKDPNTGSYSISFQR; from the exons ATGGTGGTGGTGATAGAGCAGCAAGAGACTGAGGATCGAAACGCGAATCCTTCCAACGCTGCCGGTAACGACGCTTCCGACGGTTTTGAAACGGCCAGCGACACCGACCTGGGCAGCGACACCGGAGGCGATGACGTCGGTGCTAGCAGCCATGATCAACAGCTCGAACAACCGCAACAGCAACATCAACAACAGCAGCCGAAGCCAGAGCATTCGGAGCCGGAACCTGAGCAGAGTGTTTCTCCAAGTAATAGTTTCTCTGGGGATCCCTTGATCAACGAGGAATTGGAGAAG AAAGCATTGGTTCAAGCAAATGAGGCAAAGGCAGAAGGGAACAAGCTTTTTGTGGATGGGAAGTATGAGGAAGCATTATCCCAGTATGAACTTGCTCTACAAGTTGCACCTGATATGCCTTCATCTGTTGAAATACTCTCAATATGTCATGCAAACCGTGCTGTGTGCTTTCAGAAACTG GGAAAATATGACAACACAGTTAAAGAATGCACAAAAGCATTAGATCTGAATCCAGTGTATATTAAAGCTTTAGTAAGAAGAGGAGAAGCTCATGAAAAGCTTGAACATTTTGAAGAAGCCATTGCTG ATATGAAAAAGATCTTAGAAATTGATCCCTCAAATGATCAAGCTAGGAAGGCCATCAGGCGACTTGAGCCGCTTGCTGCAGAAAAGCGGGAAATGATGAAGGAAGAGATGATTG caaaactaaaagaaatgggAAATTCTGTCTTGGGCCGGTTTGGGATGAGTGTCGATAACTTCAAAACAGTTAAAGATCCAAACACTGGTTCCTATTCTATCTCATTCCAGCGTTAA
- the LOC112749992 gene encoding uncharacterized protein yields MSAVATSSSSSVSVPGVHLVRRAPAILRGSLAVVCRAQAPSSSSGRGARSPQPTNRSFFLELSVFESSLFDQPQDCRRQLCSSSGLCLRRTSAPLFRLLRSQVRTKVSNMLALLKWGIGVHGSGLIPILKEVIEILFQEGLIKSLSPNYCLSGLCRGLFPIKIPMQMMKSCYLLLQEHSPNHLGEGDLFVILLPKVLNVTDVQSFIQSLEPATWRKLKIKGKMYHKVL; encoded by the exons ATGTCGGCCGTCGCAACTTCTTCCTCGAGCTCGGTGTCAGTCCCTGGCGTTCATCTGGTCCGTCGCGCTCCTGCCATCCTCCGTGGCTCTCTTGCCGTCGTCTGTCGTGCTCAGGCACCATCGTCTTCGTCTGGTCGTGGTGCTCGAAGTCCCCAACCCACCAATCGTAGCTTCTTCCTCGAGCTCAGCGTCTTCGAGTCTTCTTTGTTTGATCAGCCACAGGACTGCCGCCGTCAGTTGTGCTCGTCGTCTGGCCTCTGTCTCCGTCGTACTTCTGCCCCTCTTTTCAGACTGCTCAGAAGTCAAGTCAGAACAAAG GTTTCAAACATGCTGGCCTTGCTGAAATGGGGAATAGGAGTGCATGGTTCTGGTTTAATTCCAATTCTAAAGGAAGTGATTGAGATTTTATTTCAAGAAGGACTAATAAAG TCATTATCTCCAAATTACTGTCTTAGTGGACTTTGCAGGGGACTGTTTCCAATAAAAATTCCCATGCAAATGATGAAATCTTGTTATTTGCTGCTGCAAGAGCACTCTCCAAATCACCTTGGTGAAGGTGATTTGTTTGTCATACTACTCCCAAAAGTGCTTAATGTTACTGATGTCCAAAGCTTTATTCAG AGTTTGGAGCCTGCAACTTGGAGAAAGTTGAAAATAAAAGGGAAGATGTATCACAAAGTTCTCTGA